One Tenrec ecaudatus isolate mTenEca1 chromosome 12, mTenEca1.hap1, whole genome shotgun sequence DNA segment encodes these proteins:
- the SERINC3 gene encoding serine incorporator 3, with protein sequence MGAVLGVFSLASWVPCLCGSASCLLCGCCPSRKSSVLTRFAYAIILFLGTAVSCIMLTEGMEAHLKKIPGFCEGGFKIKMADAIQEEEDCNVLVSYKAVYRISFALAIFFFSFFLLTLKVKTSQDPRAWIHNGFWFFKIAALIGIMVGSFYIPGGHFTTAWFVIGLIGAFLFILIQLVLLVDCVHSWNEDWVRKMEEGNPRCWYAALLSATSCFYLLSFVLVVLFYVYFTKPDGCTENKCFISINLILCTVVSFISIHPKVQEHQPCSGLLQSSCITLYTMFLTSSAMSSEPDHSCKPSLMRIITHITASASAPGNSSTPSPTLAPSAHSGHYLDVQSLLGLIVSLCCVLYSSIRNSSKSQVNKLTLSGSDSVILSDTAASGGNDEEDGRPRRAVDNEKEGVQYSYSFFHLLLCLASLYIMMTLTNWYSPDAEFQTMTSKWSVVWVKISSSWVCLFLYTWSLVAPLVLTGRDFS encoded by the exons ATGGGGGCTGTGCTGGGCGTCTTCTCCCTCGCCAGCTGG GTGCCGTGCCTCTGCGGCAGTGCGTCGTGCTTGCTGTGTGGCTGCTGCCCCAGTAGGAAGAGTTCTGTTCTGACCCGCTTCGCCTATGCCATCATTCTCTTCCTGGGCACTGCTGTCTCCTGCATCATGCTGACTGAAGGGATGGAAGCGCATCTGAAGAAA ATTCCTGGATTCTGTGAAGGTGGCTTTAAAATCAAGATGGCTGATGCCAtccaggaggaggaggactgTAACGTGTTGGTCAGCTATAAAGCCGTGTATCGGATCAGCTTCGCCCTGGCCatctttttcttcagcttttttttGCTCACGTTGAAAGTAAAGACGAGCCAAGACCCGCGAGCATGGATACACAATGG gTTTTGGTTCTTCAAAATTGCTGCCCTTATTGGTATCATGGTTGGATCTTTCTACATTCCTGGGGGTCATTTCACCACAG CCTGGTTTGTTATTGGCCTGATAGGGGCCTTCTTGTTCATCCTCATCCAGCTGGTGTTGTTGGTGGATTGCGTTCACTCTTGGAATGAGGATTGGGTCAGAAAGATGGAAGAAGGAAACCCAAGGTGCTGGTATGCCG CTTTATTGTCTGCCACAAGCTGCTTTTACCTCCTGTCATTCGTCTTGGTTGTGCTGTTCTACGTCTACTTCACCAAGCCAGATGGCTGCACGGAAAACAAGTGCTTCATCAGCATTAATCTGATCCTGTGCACTGTGGTTTCTTTCATATCCATTCATCCGAAAGTCCAG GAACACCAGCCTTGTTCTGGCCTCCTGCAGTCGTCCTGCATCACCCTGTACACCATGTTCCTCACCTCCTCAGCCATGTCCAGTGAACCCG ACCATTCCTGCAAACCCAGCCTGATGAGGATCATCACACACATCACTGCGTCAGCCTCGGCCCCTGGGAATTCATCTACTCCAAGCCCTACACTTGCTCCGTCAGCACATAGCGGGCATTACCTGGATGTCCAGAGCTTGCTGGGGCTGATAGTCTCTTTGTGCTGCGTTTTGTATTCGAG CATTCGCAATTCCAGTAAAAGCCAAGTGAACAAGTTGACTTTGTCTGGGAGTGACAGCGTGATCCTCAGTGATACAGCTGCCAGTGGTGGCAACGATGAAGAAGATGGACGCCCTCGGCGAGCTGTGGACAACGAGAAGGAGGGAGTGCAGTACAGCTACTCTTTCTTCCACCTCTTGCTCTGCTTGGCCTCTCTGTACATCATGATGACCCTGACCAACTGGTACAG CCCGGATGCGGAGTTCCAGACCATGACCAGCAAGTGGTCAGTGGTGTGGGTCAAGATCAGCTCCAGCTGGGTCTGCCTCTTCCTGTACACCTGGTCCCTTGTGGCTCCCCTCGTCCTCACCGGTCGGGATTTCAGCTGA
- the TTPAL gene encoding alpha-tocopherol transfer protein-like — MSEESESPRGSPPAPGYVCSLSDALVAKAREELQEKPEWRLRDAQALRDMVRKECPGLSTALDDAFLLRFLRARKFDYDRALQLLVNYHGCRRSWPEVFTNLRPSALKDALASGFLTVLPHTDPRGCHILCLRPDRWIPSSYPITENIRAVYLTLEQLIQSEETQVNGIVILADYKGVSLSKASHFGPFIAKKVIGILQDGFPIRIKAVHVVNEPRIFKGIFAVMKPFLKEKIANRFFLHGSDLDSLHTSLPRSILPKEYGGTAGALDIAAWNEVLLASEEAFVREFCQPVTTCSSLPDETLRPEGLAADTQCEDSLRAVKSQLYSCY; from the exons ATGTCGGAGGAAAGTGAGTCCCCGCGGGGCAGCCCGCCGGCCCCCGGCTACGTGTGCTCGCTGAGCGACGCGCTGGTCGCCAAAGCCAGGGAGGAGCTGCAGGAGAAGCCCGAATGGCGGCTTCGGGACGCGCAGGCCCTCCGGGACATGGTGCGGAAGGAGTGCCCGGGCCTGAGCACCGCCCTGGACGACGCCTTCCTGCTGCGCTTCCTGCGCGCCCGCAAGTTTGACTACGACCGGGCCCTGCAGCTCCTGGTCAACTACCACGGCTGCCGGCGGAGCTGGCCCGAGGTCTTCACCAACCTGAGGCCGTCGGCCTTGAAAGACGCCCTGGCCTCGGGCTTCCTCACCGTGCTGCCCCACACCGACCCCCGCGGCTGCCACATCCTCTGCCTCCGCCCAG ACAGGTGGATCCCGAGCAGTTACCCAATCACCGAGAACATCCGGGCCGTTTACCTGACCTTAGAGCAGCTCATTCAGTCTGAAGAGACCCAGGTGAATGGCATTGTCATCCTCGCAGACTACAAGGGCGTGAGCTTGTCAAAGGCGTCCCACTTTGGCCCCTTCATAGCCAAGAAGGTGATTGGCATTCTCCAG GATGGTTTCCCCATTCGGATAAAGGCGGTGCACGTGGTCAACGAGCCTCGTATCTTTAAAGGCATCTTTGCCGTCATGAAGCCGTTCCTGAAGGAGAAAATAGCCAACAGA TTCTTCCTGCATGGCTCTGACCTGGACTCCCTCCACACGAGCCTTCCACGAAGCATCCTCCCCAAGGAGTACGGGGGCACCGCCGGCGCGCTGGACATCGCCGCCTGGAATGAGGTGCTGCTGGCCTCAGAGGAGGCCTTTGTGAGGGAGTTCTGCCAGCCTGTGACCACCTGCAGCAGCCTCCCGGACGAGACCCTGCGGCCGGAGGGGCTGGCTGCCGACACGCAGTGTGAGGACTCCCTGCGGGCCGTGAAGTCACAGCTGTACTCCTGCTACTAG